One window of Solwaraspora sp. WMMA2056 genomic DNA carries:
- a CDS encoding acyl-CoA desaturase yields MSTALLEPPQTTPGPAPKPLTVGKQSLGVLIALGAFVVIPFLAVLAAVPVAWGGWLGWSDVIIGGVFYVVAGLGITVGFHRYFTHGSFKAKRWLRIALALAGSLAIEGNIIQWVADHRRHHAYSDIEGDPHSPWRFGTSVWGLTKGLLYAHVGWLFHRDLTNQERFTPDLLADKDIRRIDQFFPALVVFTMVAPAAIGGLVTWSWQGALTAFFWAGLVRVALLHHITWSINSVCHVYGERPFEVRQGDKASNFWPLAILSFGESWHNLHHADPTCARHGVLRGQIDISARVIWLLEKSGAASNVRWPKPERIAAKRIKSVTEV; encoded by the coding sequence ATGTCCACTGCCCTACTCGAGCCGCCACAGACCACCCCCGGACCCGCCCCCAAGCCGCTGACCGTCGGCAAACAGTCACTCGGCGTACTGATCGCCCTCGGGGCCTTCGTGGTCATCCCGTTCCTGGCGGTCCTGGCCGCCGTCCCGGTCGCCTGGGGCGGCTGGCTCGGCTGGTCCGACGTGATCATCGGTGGGGTCTTCTACGTGGTCGCCGGACTCGGCATCACGGTCGGCTTCCACCGCTACTTCACCCACGGGTCGTTCAAGGCCAAGCGCTGGCTGCGGATCGCGCTGGCGCTCGCCGGGTCGCTGGCCATCGAGGGCAACATCATCCAGTGGGTCGCCGACCACCGCCGGCACCACGCCTACAGCGACATCGAGGGCGACCCGCACTCCCCGTGGCGCTTCGGCACCAGCGTCTGGGGTCTGACCAAGGGCCTGCTCTACGCCCACGTCGGCTGGCTGTTCCACCGTGACCTGACCAACCAGGAGCGCTTCACCCCTGACCTGCTCGCCGACAAGGACATCCGCCGCATCGACCAGTTCTTCCCGGCGCTGGTCGTGTTCACCATGGTCGCCCCGGCGGCGATCGGCGGCCTGGTGACCTGGTCCTGGCAGGGTGCGCTGACCGCGTTCTTCTGGGCCGGCCTGGTCCGGGTCGCGCTGCTGCACCACATCACCTGGTCGATCAACTCGGTCTGCCACGTCTACGGCGAGCGCCCGTTCGAGGTCCGCCAGGGCGACAAGGCGTCGAACTTCTGGCCGCTGGCGATCCTCTCCTTCGGCGAGAGCTGGCACAACCTGCACCACGCCGACCCGACCTGCGCCCGCCACGGCGTCCTGCGCGGTCAGATCGACATCTCCGCCCGGGTCATCTGGCTGCTGGAGAAGTCCGGTGCCGCGTCGAACGTCCGCTGGCCCAAGCCGGAACGCATCGCCGCGAAGCGCATCAAGTCCGTCACCGAGGTCTGA
- a CDS encoding TetR/AcrR family transcriptional regulator, which yields MSAAQRREQLITIGRQLFAERGFDATSIEEVASRAKVSKPVVYEHFGGKEGLYAVVVDREVRALLDRITTALTAGHPRELLEQAALALLDYIETETNGFRVLVRESPLLSAAGNFSSVMNDVAHQVEHILGAEFKSRGYDPKLAELYSQALVGMVALTGRWWLEVRKPRKETVAAHLVNLAWNGLSHLEARPTLLTRRRTR from the coding sequence ATGTCAGCCGCGCAACGCCGGGAACAGCTGATCACCATCGGTCGGCAGCTGTTCGCTGAGCGGGGCTTCGACGCCACCTCGATCGAGGAGGTCGCCTCCCGGGCGAAAGTCTCCAAACCGGTCGTATACGAGCACTTCGGCGGCAAGGAGGGCCTGTACGCGGTCGTCGTCGACCGCGAGGTCCGGGCGCTGCTGGACCGGATCACCACCGCGCTCACCGCCGGACATCCACGCGAGCTGCTGGAACAGGCCGCGCTGGCGCTGCTGGACTACATCGAGACCGAGACCAACGGCTTCCGGGTGCTGGTCCGCGAGTCGCCGCTGCTGTCGGCCGCCGGCAACTTCTCCAGCGTGATGAACGACGTCGCGCACCAGGTGGAGCACATCCTCGGTGCCGAGTTCAAAAGCCGCGGGTACGACCCGAAACTCGCCGAGCTCTACTCGCAGGCCCTGGTCGGAATGGTGGCACTCACCGGCCGCTGGTGGCTGGAGGTCCGCAAACCGCGCAAGGAGACGGTCGCCGCGCACCTGGTCAACCTGGCCTGGAACGGGCTGTCCCACCTGGAGGCCAGGCCCACCCTGCTGACCCGCCGCCGGACCCGCTGA
- a CDS encoding DUF4383 domain-containing protein, which yields MAHIPVNHPLRPVYRTIAGLTGLYVLIFGIAGVLATWGDPLFARDDVWVLGLRTNLAFSLSSVAYGGLILIGALIGGQAGHFANLTIAVVFMVTGLLMLGLLRTSANFLNFSMSTVVVSLLFGMVFLATGLYDKVGPVEPADADDDQQRHPQRAGR from the coding sequence ATGGCGCACATCCCGGTCAACCATCCGCTGCGCCCGGTCTACCGGACGATCGCCGGGTTGACCGGGCTGTACGTCCTGATCTTCGGCATCGCCGGAGTGCTCGCCACCTGGGGCGACCCGCTGTTCGCCCGCGACGACGTGTGGGTGCTCGGGCTGCGGACCAACCTGGCGTTCTCGTTGTCGTCGGTCGCGTACGGCGGGCTGATCCTGATCGGGGCGCTCATCGGCGGTCAGGCCGGGCACTTCGCCAACCTGACCATCGCGGTGGTCTTCATGGTGACCGGGCTGCTGATGCTCGGCCTGCTGCGGACCAGCGCCAACTTCCTCAACTTCTCGATGTCCACGGTCGTCGTGTCGTTGCTGTTCGGCATGGTCTTCCTGGCCACCGGGCTGTACGACAAGGTCGGCCCGGTCGAACCCGCCGATGCCGACGACGATCAGCAGCGTCACCCGCAGCGGGCCGGCCGCTGA
- a CDS encoding DUF4383 domain-containing protein, with product MAHTPVNHPARPIYRAIGALTGLYLAIFGVVGLIVTAGDAPFAQDDTRVLGQGANFGFAAVSLLLGVLVLAGVGIGRNVDTAINKILAYGLMALSLAELAVLRTDANFLNFTVSTCVVVMIVGLVLLMAAMYGKVGTEDEAKAWQDGRLLL from the coding sequence ATGGCGCACACCCCTGTGAACCACCCGGCCCGGCCGATCTACCGGGCGATCGGCGCGCTCACCGGCCTCTATCTGGCGATCTTCGGAGTCGTCGGGCTGATCGTCACGGCCGGCGACGCGCCGTTCGCCCAGGACGACACGCGGGTGCTCGGGCAGGGCGCGAACTTCGGGTTCGCCGCGGTGTCGCTGCTGCTCGGTGTGCTGGTGCTGGCCGGGGTCGGGATCGGCCGCAACGTCGACACGGCGATCAACAAGATCCTGGCGTACGGGCTGATGGCGCTGAGCCTGGCCGAGCTGGCGGTGCTGCGCACCGACGCCAACTTCCTCAACTTCACGGTCAGCACCTGCGTCGTCGTCATGATCGTCGGGCTGGTCCTGCTGATGGCGGCGATGTACGGCAAGGTCGGCACCGAGGACGAGGCCAAGGCCTGGCAGGACGGCCGCCTGCTGCTCTGA
- a CDS encoding ABC-F family ATP-binding cassette domain-containing protein, whose amino-acid sequence MVNIVNLDRVGKGYGAVGQLLTDVSLGLDDSDRIGVVGLNGAGKSTLLRLLTKAEEPDSGRVTHRRDLRVAALPQTLTLDATATVRDVVLGTAWLPEGFGAEHEWAGDAGVRTVLDGLGMGHLGLDQPVGPMSGGERRRIALAALLIRPAELLILDEPTNHLDVAGVAWLAAYLVQRRRGALVVVTHDRWFLDEVCTDTWEVADQTVRAYEGGFAAWTLARAERERVAAATEARRQNLLRKEIAWLRRGPPARTSKPRFRIEAANALIADVPPPRDTVSLHRLATARLGKQVYELDDVTAYAGEKLILDGLTWRIGPGDRIAIVGANGAGKTTLLRLLAGARTPQQGQLVTGATVRPAFLSQELAELPGELRVLEAVEEVARRVVFGDRELAATQFAEMFGFTDRRLWTPVGDLSGGERRRLQLLRLLAAEPNVLLFDEPTNDLDTDTLAALEDLLDSWPGTLIVASHDRYLIERVTDEVYGMFGDGRLVHLPGGVDEYLARAGSTGSAASATGSATSGAGSAASAGGSSPAGDGTGGTGGSGGSAAGRSAGDLRAARKELARLERQVGKLEQQEAALHEELARHATDFSRLSELDTRLRQVQAERGRVEEEWLALAEQVS is encoded by the coding sequence ATGGTGAACATCGTCAATCTGGACCGGGTCGGCAAGGGCTACGGCGCGGTCGGTCAACTGCTCACCGACGTCTCCCTCGGCCTGGACGACAGCGACCGGATCGGGGTGGTCGGCCTCAACGGCGCCGGCAAGTCGACCCTGCTGCGGCTGCTGACCAAGGCCGAGGAGCCCGACTCCGGGCGGGTCACCCACCGGCGGGACCTGCGGGTCGCCGCGCTGCCGCAGACGTTGACGCTGGACGCCACGGCGACCGTCCGGGACGTGGTGCTCGGCACCGCCTGGCTGCCCGAGGGGTTCGGCGCGGAGCACGAGTGGGCCGGTGACGCCGGGGTGCGGACCGTCCTGGACGGTCTCGGCATGGGCCATCTCGGCCTGGACCAGCCGGTGGGGCCGATGTCCGGCGGCGAGCGGCGCCGGATCGCCCTGGCCGCGCTGCTGATCCGCCCCGCCGAACTGCTGATCCTCGACGAGCCGACCAACCATCTGGACGTCGCCGGGGTGGCCTGGCTCGCCGCGTACCTGGTGCAGCGGCGCCGGGGCGCGCTGGTGGTGGTCACCCACGACCGGTGGTTCCTCGACGAGGTCTGCACCGACACCTGGGAGGTCGCCGACCAGACGGTCCGGGCCTACGAGGGCGGGTTCGCCGCCTGGACGTTGGCCCGCGCCGAACGCGAGCGGGTGGCGGCGGCCACCGAGGCCCGCCGGCAGAATCTGCTGCGCAAGGAGATCGCCTGGTTGCGGCGCGGACCACCGGCCCGTACGTCGAAGCCACGGTTCCGCATCGAGGCGGCCAACGCGTTGATCGCCGACGTGCCCCCGCCCCGGGACACCGTCTCGCTGCACCGACTGGCCACCGCCCGGCTCGGCAAGCAGGTCTACGAACTCGACGACGTCACCGCGTACGCCGGGGAGAAGCTGATCCTCGACGGCCTGACCTGGCGGATCGGCCCGGGGGACCGGATCGCGATCGTCGGCGCCAACGGCGCCGGCAAGACCACGCTGCTGCGGCTGCTGGCCGGGGCACGGACCCCGCAGCAGGGCCAGTTGGTCACCGGCGCGACCGTCCGTCCGGCGTTCCTGTCCCAGGAGCTGGCCGAACTGCCCGGCGAGCTGCGGGTGCTGGAGGCGGTGGAGGAGGTCGCCCGCCGGGTGGTCTTCGGTGACCGGGAGCTGGCCGCCACCCAGTTCGCCGAGATGTTCGGCTTCACCGACCGGCGGCTCTGGACGCCGGTGGGGGACCTGTCCGGTGGCGAACGCCGCCGGCTGCAGCTGCTGCGGCTGCTGGCCGCCGAGCCGAACGTGCTGCTGTTCGACGAGCCCACGAACGACCTGGACACCGACACCCTGGCCGCGTTGGAGGACCTGCTCGACTCGTGGCCGGGCACGCTGATCGTCGCCAGCCACGACCGCTACCTGATCGAGCGGGTCACCGACGAGGTGTACGGCATGTTCGGTGACGGTCGCCTGGTGCACCTGCCGGGCGGGGTGGACGAGTACCTGGCGCGGGCGGGCAGCACCGGCTCGGCCGCCTCGGCCACCGGCTCGGCCACCTCGGGTGCCGGCTCGGCCGCGTCGGCTGGGGGGTCGTCGCCGGCCGGCGACGGCACTGGCGGCACCGGCGGGTCCGGCGGGTCCGCCGCCGGGCGCAGCGCCGGGGACCTGCGGGCGGCCCGCAAGGAGCTGGCCCGGCTGGAACGCCAGGTCGGCAAACTGGAGCAGCAGGAAGCGGCGCTGCACGAGGAGCTTGCCCGGCACGCCACCGACTTCAGCCGCCTCTCCGAGCTCGACACCCGGTTGCGTCAGGTGCAGGCCGAACGCGGTCGGGTCGAGGAGGAGTGGCTGGCGCTGGCCGAGCAGGTGAGCTAG
- a CDS encoding 4-(cytidine 5'-diphospho)-2-C-methyl-D-erythritol kinase, which translates to MTEAWRPGDDDERSRRGARASVKVRVPAKINLKLAVGPLRPDGYHEINTVYHAIALYDELTARRADTLILTMDGEGTGELALDDSNLVLRAARALAAHARVPAHARLHLRKQIPLAGGLAGGSADAAAALVACDELWGIGLSRDELAGLAAGLGSDVPFLLHGGTALGTGRGEAVSPVLARPTTWHWVVAVADGGLSTPQVYAELDRLRAVGAAPAPVGPADDLLAALRQRDPHVLAGALGNDLQPAAVSLRPALTRVLDTGVAAGALAGLVSGSGPTCVFLTADGADAQTVAGALTDAGVCRTVHLVHGAVAGARLV; encoded by the coding sequence GTGACCGAGGCGTGGCGGCCGGGCGACGACGACGAGCGTTCCCGGCGCGGTGCCCGCGCTTCCGTGAAGGTACGGGTGCCGGCCAAGATCAACCTCAAGTTGGCGGTCGGCCCGCTGCGCCCGGACGGCTACCACGAGATCAACACGGTCTACCACGCGATCGCGCTCTACGACGAGCTGACCGCCCGCCGGGCCGACACGCTGATCCTGACCATGGACGGCGAAGGCACCGGCGAGCTGGCGTTGGACGACTCCAACCTGGTGCTGCGAGCCGCCCGCGCGCTCGCGGCGCACGCCCGGGTGCCGGCCCACGCCCGGCTGCACCTGCGCAAACAGATCCCACTCGCCGGCGGCCTGGCCGGCGGCAGCGCCGACGCCGCCGCCGCACTGGTCGCCTGTGACGAACTGTGGGGGATCGGGCTGTCCCGCGACGAGCTGGCCGGGCTGGCCGCCGGGCTCGGCTCGGACGTGCCGTTCCTGCTGCACGGCGGTACGGCGTTGGGCACCGGGCGGGGCGAGGCGGTCAGCCCGGTGCTGGCCCGCCCCACCACCTGGCACTGGGTCGTCGCGGTCGCCGACGGCGGCCTGTCCACCCCGCAGGTCTACGCCGAGCTGGACCGGCTGCGGGCCGTCGGTGCCGCTCCGGCCCCGGTCGGCCCGGCCGACGACCTGCTGGCCGCGTTGCGCCAGCGGGATCCGCACGTGCTCGCCGGTGCCCTCGGCAACGACCTGCAGCCGGCGGCGGTGTCGCTGCGTCCGGCGTTGACCCGGGTGCTGGACACCGGGGTGGCCGCCGGCGCGCTCGCCGGTCTGGTCTCCGGGTCCGGCCCGACCTGCGTGTTCCTCACCGCCGACGGTGCCGACGCGCAGACCGTGGCGGGCGCGCTGACCGACGCCGGGGTCTGCCGTACGGTGCACCTGGTGCACGGTGCCGTCGCCGGGGCCAGGCTGGTCTGA
- the rsmA gene encoding 16S rRNA (adenine(1518)-N(6)/adenine(1519)-N(6))-dimethyltransferase RsmA, giving the protein MTGLLGPAQIRELAGRLSVAPTKRLGQNFLHDPNTVRRIVAAADLPPDAVVLEVGPGLGSLTLGLLDQVAHLHAVEIDPVLAGALGQTVADCGGDLARLTVHTADALRITAADLGTPAPTALVANLPYNVAVPVVLHLLAELPSLTHGLVMVQKEVADRLVAGPGSRTYGVPSVKLAWYAAARHAGRVPPSVFWPVPNVDSGLVAFSCRQPPPVPPGESSERFRRRVFAVVDAAFAQRRKTLRAALAGWAQGADRAAQVLTAAGVAPGARGEALGVAQFAAIAAAAPVAAPAAE; this is encoded by the coding sequence GTGACCGGGCTGCTCGGCCCGGCGCAGATCCGGGAGCTGGCCGGCCGGCTGTCGGTGGCGCCGACGAAGCGGCTCGGGCAGAACTTCCTGCACGACCCGAACACCGTACGGCGGATCGTGGCCGCCGCCGACCTGCCGCCGGACGCGGTGGTGCTGGAGGTCGGCCCGGGGCTCGGCTCGTTGACCCTGGGCCTGCTGGACCAGGTGGCGCACCTGCACGCGGTGGAGATCGACCCGGTGCTGGCCGGCGCGCTGGGGCAGACCGTCGCCGACTGCGGCGGTGACCTGGCCCGGTTGACCGTGCACACCGCCGACGCGCTGCGGATCACCGCCGCCGATCTCGGTACGCCGGCACCGACCGCGCTGGTGGCGAACCTGCCGTACAACGTGGCCGTGCCGGTGGTGCTGCACCTGCTCGCCGAGCTGCCGAGCCTGACGCACGGGCTGGTGATGGTGCAGAAGGAGGTCGCCGACCGGTTGGTCGCCGGTCCGGGCTCGCGCACGTACGGCGTACCGTCGGTGAAGCTGGCCTGGTACGCGGCCGCCCGGCACGCCGGCCGGGTCCCGCCGAGCGTGTTCTGGCCGGTGCCCAACGTCGACTCCGGATTGGTGGCGTTCAGTTGCCGGCAGCCGCCGCCGGTGCCGCCGGGGGAGTCGTCGGAGCGGTTCCGGCGTCGGGTGTTCGCCGTGGTCGACGCGGCGTTCGCGCAGCGGCGCAAGACGCTGCGGGCGGCGCTGGCCGGCTGGGCGCAGGGCGCGGACCGGGCGGCGCAGGTGCTGACGGCGGCCGGGGTGGCACCGGGCGCGCGGGGTGAGGCGCTGGGTGTGGCGCAGTTCGCCGCGATCGCCGCAGCGGCGCCGGTGGCCGCTCCGGCGGCCGAGTAG
- a CDS encoding TatD family hydrolase: protein MTQPAETRRARAARRAGEFPPPPEPLPVPVIDSHTHLDLTVAEPAVPGRDAGDPVATLLAQAAAVGVDRLVQVGVDLDSSRWGAELAARVPAVVATVALHPNEAPRLADLDEALRAIESLAAADAVRGVGETGLDHFRTGPDGLAAQQASFRAHIAIAKRYGKPLVIHDRDAHADVLRVLDDEGAPETVVMHCFSGDAEFAAECVRRGFVLSFAGTVTFGNAAGLRAAAAVTPVDQLLVETDAPYLTPVPHRGRPNASYLVPHTVRTLAEVTGTGLDELCAAISATGDRVFGPWAGR, encoded by the coding sequence ATGACGCAGCCAGCCGAGACCCGCCGTGCACGGGCGGCCCGCAGGGCCGGGGAGTTCCCGCCGCCGCCGGAGCCGTTGCCCGTACCGGTGATCGACAGCCACACCCATCTGGACCTGACCGTCGCCGAGCCGGCGGTGCCCGGCCGCGACGCCGGCGATCCGGTGGCGACGCTGCTCGCGCAGGCGGCGGCGGTCGGGGTGGACCGGCTGGTCCAGGTCGGGGTGGATCTCGACTCGTCGCGCTGGGGTGCCGAACTCGCGGCGCGGGTGCCGGCGGTGGTCGCCACGGTGGCGCTGCACCCCAACGAGGCACCCCGGCTGGCCGACCTGGACGAGGCGTTGCGCGCCATCGAGTCGTTGGCCGCCGCCGACGCGGTACGCGGCGTCGGGGAGACCGGGCTGGACCACTTCCGGACCGGGCCGGACGGCCTCGCGGCGCAGCAGGCCAGCTTCCGGGCGCACATCGCGATCGCCAAGCGGTACGGCAAACCACTGGTGATCCACGACCGGGACGCCCACGCCGACGTGCTGCGGGTGCTGGACGACGAAGGCGCTCCGGAGACCGTGGTCATGCACTGTTTCTCCGGTGACGCCGAGTTCGCCGCCGAGTGCGTCCGGCGCGGATTCGTGCTGAGTTTCGCCGGTACGGTGACCTTCGGCAACGCCGCCGGGCTGCGGGCGGCGGCCGCGGTGACCCCGGTGGACCAGCTGCTGGTGGAGACCGACGCCCCGTACCTGACGCCGGTGCCGCACCGGGGCCGACCCAACGCCTCCTACCTGGTGCCGCACACGGTCCGGACGCTGGCCGAGGTGACCGGCACCGGGCTCGACGAGCTGTGCGCGGCGATCTCGGCCACCGGTGACCGGGTCTTCGGGCCGTGGGCGGGCCGGTGA